One window of the Glycocaulis alkaliphilus genome contains the following:
- a CDS encoding type II toxin-antitoxin system HicA family toxin — protein MNNKHQRTLKAVFDTPTRSGIDWSDIEKLFLAAGCERIEGAGSRVKFVKDGRIASFHRPHPDRHAKRYQVEDARRYFRLLGIEP, from the coding sequence ATGAATAACAAGCATCAGCGCACACTGAAGGCAGTTTTCGATACGCCCACCCGGTCGGGAATTGACTGGTCAGATATCGAGAAACTGTTTCTGGCTGCGGGCTGCGAACGGATCGAAGGTGCCGGTTCACGGGTAAAGTTCGTGAAGGATGGCCGTATCGCCAGTTTCCACCGTCCGCACCCGGACCGTCACGCCAAGCGCTATCAGGTAGAGGACGCACGCCGGTATTTCCGGCTACTGGGAATAGAGCCATGA
- a CDS encoding type II toxin-antitoxin system HicB family antitoxin: protein MSEMRYRGYRARVDYDSEDKVFAGRIVGITDVIGFHADTVAALERAFHDAVDDYLETCAALGKSPDKPYSGNLMLRIDPELHREAAVSAELRGSSLNQLVEQALKDRLAHSG, encoded by the coding sequence ATGAGTGAAATGCGCTATCGCGGCTATCGGGCCCGCGTCGATTATGACAGCGAAGACAAGGTGTTTGCGGGCCGCATTGTCGGCATCACCGATGTCATCGGATTTCATGCCGATACCGTGGCGGCCCTGGAGCGGGCATTTCACGATGCGGTGGACGATTATCTCGAAACCTGTGCCGCACTCGGCAAAAGTCCCGACAAGCCCTATTCTGGCAATCTTATGCTGCGCATTGACCCGGAGCTGCACCGCGAGGCGGCCGTCTCGGCAGAGCTGCGCGGCAGCAGCCTGAACCAGCTCGTCGAGCAAGCGCTCAAGGACCGCCTCGCGCATTCGGGCTAG
- a CDS encoding DUF6491 family protein, translating to MVVKFGAKSRIAAAIAAAGAAITLSGAALAGGTIQSERCVQIGSISGYSVIDDRHLILRSGASSFFLVTTATRCSGLNFGVEIATSITGNQRICQPMSEFVIPDDGWRCRIASIEAVENEDAARALVEERRQSAN from the coding sequence ATGGTGGTGAAATTCGGAGCCAAATCTCGGATCGCCGCAGCTATAGCGGCTGCAGGCGCTGCAATCACCCTGTCCGGCGCAGCTTTGGCCGGCGGGACCATACAGTCAGAGCGCTGCGTGCAGATCGGCAGCATTAGCGGCTATTCGGTCATTGATGACCGGCACCTGATCCTGCGTTCAGGCGCCAGCAGCTTTTTCCTCGTCACCACGGCGACGCGGTGCTCGGGCCTGAATTTCGGGGTGGAGATTGCCACCTCGATCACGGGCAATCAGCGCATCTGCCAGCCCATGAGCGAGTTCGTCATCCCCGATGATGGCTGGCGCTGCCGCATAGCGTCCATCGAAGCGGTTGAAAACGAGGACGCCGCGCGCGCCCTCGTCGAAGAACGGCGTCAGAGCGCAAACTGA
- a CDS encoding NAD(P)/FAD-dependent oxidoreductase, translating to MRNSASRVCIIGAGAAGLALAHALTLRGINTVICDAGKAGQGALAASAGMIAPGAEIWETRSSAHPLAGAFGALARHSAALWPAWAGRLQAQTGIDIAYRASGALLPASPGMAEWLARHGFDALALDADEARSRIPGLALQEGALFLPGDAHLSAPMLASALIEAITARGVTLNENARVTRLERKEDGGWRVRLAAGGVIEADIVVLAAGWAAAELHPAAADIYPVKGQALMLDARAPLDWPLLRGGDVYMATKPGGRLLVGASTEPGRSDDRAEPDMAGTLLARAARHVPDIADMAQLAHWAGVRPALPGLMPRAGLAEPGLVVSLGAYRHGVMLAPALAEGLAELIAGGRVDDALAPFAPGTVNEGLSSAE from the coding sequence ATGCGTAACAGTGCTTCACGCGTGTGCATTATCGGCGCCGGGGCAGCCGGGCTGGCACTCGCGCATGCGCTGACCTTACGCGGAATTAATACCGTTATTTGTGACGCTGGTAAGGCAGGTCAGGGCGCTTTGGCGGCATCTGCAGGCATGATCGCCCCCGGAGCTGAAATCTGGGAAACCAGAAGCAGTGCTCACCCGCTTGCCGGCGCCTTCGGTGCGCTCGCCCGCCACAGCGCTGCACTATGGCCAGCCTGGGCGGGCAGGCTGCAGGCGCAGACGGGTATCGACATCGCTTATCGCGCCAGCGGCGCGCTGCTGCCAGCTTCGCCCGGCATGGCAGAATGGCTGGCGCGGCATGGCTTCGACGCGCTGGCGCTGGACGCTGATGAGGCGCGCTCGCGCATCCCTGGCCTTGCTTTGCAGGAAGGGGCGCTCTTCCTGCCCGGCGACGCTCATCTGTCCGCGCCGATGCTGGCCTCGGCCCTGATCGAGGCCATCACGGCCCGCGGTGTCACCCTGAACGAGAATGCCCGCGTAACGCGGCTTGAACGGAAGGAAGATGGCGGCTGGCGCGTCAGGCTTGCGGCCGGCGGCGTGATCGAGGCCGACATCGTGGTGCTGGCTGCCGGCTGGGCCGCCGCAGAGCTGCACCCGGCCGCGGCGGACATCTACCCGGTAAAGGGGCAGGCCCTGATGCTGGATGCGCGCGCTCCGCTCGACTGGCCGCTCCTGCGTGGCGGCGATGTGTATATGGCCACCAAGCCGGGAGGGCGGTTGCTCGTCGGCGCCAGCACGGAACCGGGCCGCAGCGATGACCGCGCCGAACCGGACATGGCCGGAACGCTGCTGGCCCGCGCGGCGCGCCATGTGCCGGACATCGCTGACATGGCGCAGCTGGCGCACTGGGCCGGCGTGCGGCCCGCCTTGCCGGGCCTCATGCCGCGCGCGGGGCTGGCAGAGCCGGGCCTTGTCGTGTCGCTTGGCGCCTACCGGCACGGTGTCATGCTCGCTCCGGCGCTGGCCGAAGGGCTCGCAGAACTGATTGCCGGGGGCAGGGTGGATGACGCCCTTGCGCCGTTCGCGCCCGGTACAGTTAACGAAGGCTTATCCTCCGCTGAGTGA
- a CDS encoding lytic transglycosylase domain-containing protein encodes MPDRIGNALAGQLQNTFSPSRLISDAASATGANFDFLMRTAARESNFDAGARASTSSASGMFQFIEQTWLAMVARHGERHGYGDMAASVRQDGSRFVVDDPARRQEILDMRFDPRAASLMAGELTAENAAILRSATGREPTTGELYAAHFLGASRAARLIETAHTNPDMRADALFPDAASANRRVFFDGAQPRSASQLLSFLTRERPVANVPETVTAPRMVADAQAGASLQRVREGLRAGVSGYATGGAPGAVLSPAVVEILNTLDMPLRSRARRS; translated from the coding sequence ATGCCCGACCGCATCGGTAATGCCCTCGCAGGCCAGTTGCAGAATACCTTCTCGCCGTCGCGGCTGATCTCCGATGCGGCGAGCGCTACGGGTGCCAACTTTGATTTTCTGATGCGCACGGCGGCCCGGGAAAGCAATTTTGATGCGGGCGCGCGCGCCAGCACCTCCAGTGCATCGGGCATGTTCCAGTTTATCGAGCAGACCTGGCTGGCCATGGTTGCCCGCCACGGCGAGCGGCATGGCTATGGCGACATGGCTGCATCTGTGCGCCAGGACGGAAGCCGGTTTGTCGTGGATGATCCTGCCCGCCGCCAGGAAATTCTCGACATGCGCTTTGATCCGCGCGCGGCCAGCCTGATGGCCGGCGAGCTGACGGCGGAGAATGCGGCAATCCTGCGTTCGGCCACTGGCCGCGAGCCAACGACCGGCGAGCTTTATGCCGCGCACTTTCTGGGCGCCTCACGCGCAGCGCGCCTGATCGAGACCGCTCATACCAATCCGGACATGCGCGCCGATGCGCTGTTCCCCGATGCAGCGTCGGCCAACCGGCGCGTGTTTTTTGATGGTGCCCAGCCGCGCAGCGCTTCGCAGCTATTGTCGTTCCTGACCCGGGAGCGTCCGGTGGCCAACGTGCCCGAGACGGTTACGGCGCCGCGTATGGTGGCAGACGCGCAGGCCGGTGCCAGCCTGCAGCGTGTTCGCGAAGGCCTCCGCGCCGGTGTATCGGGCTATGCCACAGGCGGCGCGCCGGGCGCCGTACTGTCGCCGGCTGTGGTGGAAATCCTCAACACGCTCGACATGCCGTTGCGCAGCCGCGCGCGGCGCTCCTGA
- a CDS encoding DUF2336 domain-containing protein, producing MSVKALRASLTREDVARLASAKDDEGRALAARKICARISMPGLTQSERTAANAILEVLAVDAADIVRRALSVTLARSPNLPRDVARKLAADIDSIAVPVIAGSPSLTEEDLTEIVRSGTVIRQLAIAGRAEVPGNVVRELVLRGADPAVQRVIANDGAHFDAGSYALTFERYHDQPAMLEQFVERASLPMEVTEKLINVISETAVERLVSRHALPPQLAVELAETTRERATVDLVEQAGLSPDPRRFVQQLQMNGRLTPSLILRALFRGHMSFFEHCMAELAGIPHAKAWLLIHDAGPLGLDAVFERSGLPRRILPAVRASVSAYHSLEVGGQGPGDVLKFRAALTQRIFTQFQGAPEADLEYCMSRLEADMRAANEAAPAGAARQAG from the coding sequence ATGAGCGTAAAGGCTTTAAGAGCGAGTCTTACCCGTGAGGATGTCGCCCGTCTTGCCAGTGCAAAGGACGATGAGGGCAGGGCCCTTGCGGCGCGAAAGATCTGCGCCCGCATCTCCATGCCCGGCCTGACACAGAGCGAGCGCACCGCCGCCAACGCCATTCTTGAAGTGCTGGCGGTTGATGCGGCGGACATTGTCCGGCGTGCATTGTCCGTCACCCTTGCCCGCTCGCCGAACCTGCCGCGCGATGTCGCACGCAAGCTGGCGGCCGACATCGATTCCATTGCCGTGCCCGTGATTGCCGGCTCTCCCTCGCTGACCGAAGAAGACCTGACGGAAATTGTCCGCTCCGGTACGGTCATCCGGCAGCTGGCGATTGCCGGGCGGGCCGAAGTGCCGGGCAATGTGGTGCGCGAGCTCGTCTTGCGCGGTGCTGACCCGGCTGTGCAGCGCGTGATCGCCAATGATGGCGCGCATTTCGATGCCGGATCCTACGCGCTGACGTTTGAGCGCTATCATGATCAACCCGCCATGCTCGAGCAGTTCGTGGAACGCGCGAGCTTGCCAATGGAAGTCACGGAAAAGCTGATCAATGTCATTTCCGAGACGGCTGTGGAGCGTCTTGTTTCACGCCACGCCTTGCCACCGCAGCTGGCTGTGGAGCTGGCCGAAACAACCCGCGAGCGTGCGACGGTTGACCTTGTTGAACAGGCTGGCCTCAGCCCCGACCCGCGCCGTTTTGTCCAGCAGCTGCAGATGAACGGGCGCCTGACGCCCTCCCTGATCCTGCGCGCGCTGTTCCGTGGACACATGAGCTTCTTTGAGCACTGCATGGCCGAGCTGGCGGGCATTCCCCACGCCAAGGCCTGGCTGCTGATCCATGATGCAGGGCCGCTGGGACTGGATGCGGTGTTTGAGCGCTCTGGTCTGCCGCGCCGGATATTGCCGGCGGTGCGCGCATCGGTCAGTGCCTACCACTCGCTGGAAGTTGGCGGGCAGGGGCCCGGCGATGTGTTGAAGTTTCGTGCGGCGCTCACCCAGCGCATCTTCACCCAGTTTCAGGGTGCGCCGGAGGCAGATCTCGAATACTGCATGTCCCGGCTGGAAGCTGATATGCGCGCCGCCAATGAAGCGGCGCCGGCCGGAGCCGCCCGTCAGGCAGGCTGA
- a CDS encoding Hpt domain-containing protein, with product MTQRERPIEIINPPNMLKVKVGGRIAPADPAAIARAEAALAEMKHEFADWLAEEVNKLEAALARVQANGLTSEAGDELFTVAHDLRGLGATYEFPLVTRMAASLSRLVETGEKRELVPVQLVEAHVGAIRAALRQNIRTDEHAVGRTLAEELETRVIELVGAPA from the coding sequence ATGACGCAACGCGAACGACCCATCGAAATCATCAACCCGCCCAACATGCTCAAGGTAAAAGTGGGCGGGCGGATTGCGCCAGCCGATCCGGCGGCAATCGCACGGGCCGAAGCCGCGCTTGCCGAGATGAAGCACGAGTTTGCCGACTGGCTGGCCGAAGAGGTCAACAAGCTGGAAGCGGCCCTTGCCAGGGTGCAGGCCAACGGGCTGACCAGCGAAGCGGGAGATGAGCTGTTCACCGTTGCCCACGATTTGCGCGGGCTTGGCGCTACCTACGAGTTTCCACTGGTAACGCGCATGGCGGCTTCCCTTTCCCGCCTGGTGGAGACCGGCGAGAAGCGCGAGCTGGTCCCGGTGCAGCTGGTGGAGGCCCATGTCGGGGCAATCCGCGCAGCCCTGCGCCAGAACATCCGTACAGACGAGCATGCTGTCGGCCGCACGCTGGCAGAAGAGCTGGAAACGCGCGTTATCGAGCTGGTCGGCGCGCCGGCCTGA
- a CDS encoding response regulator has translation MAGELSADMAFTKLRVLLVDDNAAMRGLVRAVLGAFGCDNVFEAADVKRALGILSVEQIDVIITDWKMSPVDGLAMVRHLRNPEKSSNPFIPIVMLTAYAEPSRVREARDAGVTEFLVKPFSAEQLYKRLQVIVNRPRPFVRTKMFFGPDRRRLNNEYEGPERREDAAL, from the coding sequence TTGGCTGGCGAACTTAGTGCTGACATGGCTTTCACCAAGCTGCGCGTATTGCTTGTCGACGACAACGCAGCCATGCGCGGGCTGGTACGTGCCGTGCTGGGCGCCTTTGGCTGCGACAACGTTTTCGAGGCGGCAGATGTCAAGCGCGCGCTGGGCATACTGTCGGTAGAGCAGATTGATGTCATCATCACTGACTGGAAGATGTCGCCTGTAGACGGGCTGGCCATGGTGCGCCATTTGCGCAACCCCGAAAAAAGCAGCAATCCGTTCATCCCCATCGTGATGCTCACGGCCTATGCCGAACCGTCGCGCGTGCGCGAAGCGCGCGATGCCGGCGTCACCGAGTTTCTCGTCAAGCCGTTTTCAGCTGAACAGCTTTACAAGCGGCTGCAGGTCATCGTTAACCGTCCGCGCCCGTTTGTCCGCACCAAGATGTTTTTCGGGCCGGACCGGCGGCGCCTGAACAATGAATACGAAGGCCCTGAACGCCGCGAAGACGCGGCGCTCTAG
- a CDS encoding NAD kinase — MRLAFHAADRPDALSARNALVKRYGDSPLLEADCVVALGGDGCMLDALHAVMGHNIPVYGMNFGSVGFLMNDPVHDDLPAHLQAAEQAIIHPLRAKGTSVSGEAFESLAINEVSLLRQTRQTAKIRIFIDEIERMEELAADGVLVSTPAGSTAYNFSAHGPILPIDASLLALTPISAFRPRRWRGALLSHASTVKFEVIEPVRRPVAAVADNREFRDVSSVTIAEADDVTLTMLFDAGRALDERIILEQFTS; from the coding sequence ATGCGCCTGGCCTTCCATGCCGCCGACCGGCCCGATGCCCTGAGCGCGCGCAACGCGCTGGTAAAGCGCTATGGCGACAGCCCGCTTCTGGAAGCGGACTGCGTGGTGGCGCTGGGGGGAGATGGCTGCATGCTGGACGCGCTGCACGCCGTGATGGGCCACAACATACCCGTTTACGGGATGAATTTCGGGTCAGTCGGTTTCCTGATGAACGATCCGGTACACGATGACCTGCCCGCGCATCTGCAGGCGGCTGAGCAGGCGATCATCCATCCCTTGCGCGCCAAAGGGACCAGCGTTTCGGGCGAGGCCTTCGAATCCCTTGCCATCAACGAGGTTTCACTGCTGCGCCAGACCCGCCAGACGGCCAAGATCCGCATATTCATCGACGAGATCGAGCGTATGGAGGAGCTGGCAGCGGACGGCGTGCTGGTCTCCACCCCTGCCGGCTCGACCGCCTATAATTTTTCCGCGCACGGGCCCATTCTGCCGATTGATGCCAGCCTGCTGGCCCTCACGCCCATCAGCGCCTTCCGGCCACGGCGCTGGCGAGGGGCGCTGCTGAGCCATGCCAGCACCGTGAAGTTCGAGGTGATAGAGCCGGTACGGCGCCCGGTGGCAGCGGTGGCGGATAATCGCGAGTTCCGTGATGTGAGCTCGGTCACCATTGCGGAAGCCGATGATGTGACGCTCACCATGCTGTTCGACGCCGGCCGGGCATTGGATGAACGCATCATCCTTGAGCAATTCACCTCGTGA
- the egtB gene encoding ergothioneine biosynthesis protein EgtB gives MAIETAVMASGDPAHLVRAGLLDRFHRLRMRSTALTSRLSDEDMGAQTMEDVSPSKWHLAHTSWFWETFLLEPYLPGYEVFDPRFGFLFNSYYEALGERQPRAARGHITRPGIAHVMAYRAHVDGAMERLLETCGEADLERIAALIETGIAHEEQHQELILTDIKHVLSVNPFAQAYSEVLPPPAQPGPAAGWIEHAGGLEDFGAEANGFVFDNEGPRHKAWLAPFALSTHCVTNGEYARFIAEGGYETASLWLSDGWARVQAEGRKAPHYWRGAPGEWREFTLHGEQEMDLSAPVSHLDYFEASAFAEWTGYRLPEEREWELAARQFNAGSARPMTPDGWLHPASADQANLFGGVWQWTRSAYAPYPGYRAQSGALGEYNGKFMCGQFVLKGGSALTPPGHIRASYRNFFPPQAQWQMTGLRLAKDI, from the coding sequence ATGGCTATTGAAACTGCCGTAATGGCGTCTGGCGATCCCGCTCATCTCGTGCGCGCCGGCCTGCTGGACCGCTTTCATCGCCTGCGGATGCGCTCCACGGCGCTGACATCACGCCTGTCTGACGAGGACATGGGCGCCCAGACCATGGAGGATGTCTCTCCGTCCAAATGGCACCTGGCCCATACCAGCTGGTTCTGGGAGACCTTCCTGCTGGAGCCATACCTGCCCGGCTATGAGGTCTTTGATCCGCGCTTCGGATTTCTTTTCAATTCCTATTACGAGGCTCTGGGGGAGCGGCAGCCACGTGCCGCACGTGGCCATATCACCCGGCCGGGCATTGCCCATGTCATGGCCTATCGCGCCCATGTTGACGGTGCGATGGAGCGCCTTCTGGAGACGTGCGGGGAGGCTGATCTGGAACGGATTGCCGCGCTGATCGAAACCGGCATCGCCCATGAAGAGCAGCATCAGGAACTGATCCTCACCGACATCAAGCACGTGCTCAGCGTCAATCCGTTTGCACAAGCCTATAGCGAGGTCTTGCCGCCGCCTGCCCAGCCCGGCCCGGCTGCGGGCTGGATCGAACATGCTGGCGGGCTTGAAGATTTTGGTGCGGAGGCAAACGGCTTCGTGTTCGATAATGAAGGGCCGCGCCACAAGGCATGGCTTGCGCCCTTCGCGCTATCCACCCATTGCGTGACGAATGGCGAGTACGCCCGGTTCATCGCAGAAGGTGGATATGAGACCGCCTCGCTCTGGCTTTCCGACGGCTGGGCACGGGTGCAGGCAGAGGGACGCAAGGCCCCGCATTACTGGCGTGGCGCGCCCGGCGAATGGCGCGAGTTCACCCTGCATGGCGAGCAGGAGATGGACCTGTCAGCGCCGGTAAGCCATCTCGATTATTTCGAGGCCAGCGCCTTTGCCGAATGGACCGGCTATCGCCTGCCCGAGGAACGCGAATGGGAGCTGGCCGCGCGCCAGTTCAATGCTGGAAGCGCCCGCCCCATGACGCCTGATGGCTGGCTGCATCCAGCTTCAGCTGATCAGGCAAACCTGTTTGGCGGGGTGTGGCAGTGGACCCGCTCGGCCTACGCGCCCTATCCGGGCTATCGCGCGCAAAGCGGCGCGCTGGGCGAATACAATGGCAAATTCATGTGCGGGCAGTTCGTTCTGAAGGGTGGCTCTGCCCTGACGCCGCCGGGCCATATCCGGGCCAGCTACCGCAACTTCTTCCCGCCGCAGGCCCAATGGCAGATGACGGGCCTGCGTCTGGCGAAGGACATCTAG
- a CDS encoding YdeI/OmpD-associated family protein, giving the protein MITDVADYFAKGCGRCDRFATPDCSAYLWADGLAALRSICLDAGLLETAKWGHPCYMHAGRNIVIIGAFRGDFRLTFFNAALMKDSQGVLERQGANTRHKDMICFRENVQVAQMEAVIRAYLAEAMGYAEAGIKPVKDDGAFELPGELAEALDHDPELAEAFHALTLGRQKSYVINIGSAKASATRHARIAKFRPKILAGKGAMER; this is encoded by the coding sequence ATGATTACAGATGTGGCGGATTATTTCGCCAAAGGCTGCGGGCGCTGTGACCGTTTCGCCACGCCGGACTGTTCTGCGTATCTCTGGGCGGATGGCCTGGCGGCGCTACGGAGTATCTGCCTAGATGCAGGTCTGCTGGAGACCGCAAAATGGGGCCATCCCTGCTACATGCATGCCGGGCGCAATATCGTGATTATCGGCGCTTTCCGGGGTGATTTCCGCCTCACCTTTTTCAACGCGGCCTTGATGAAGGATTCACAGGGCGTACTCGAAAGGCAGGGAGCCAACACCCGCCACAAGGACATGATCTGCTTTCGTGAGAATGTGCAGGTCGCGCAGATGGAGGCGGTGATAAGGGCCTATCTGGCCGAAGCCATGGGCTATGCCGAGGCGGGTATCAAACCTGTCAAGGATGACGGCGCGTTCGAGCTGCCCGGCGAACTGGCCGAAGCGCTGGATCACGATCCCGAACTTGCCGAGGCCTTTCACGCCCTCACCCTCGGGCGCCAGAAGAGTTATGTCATCAATATCGGCTCGGCGAAGGCCTCCGCGACCCGGCACGCACGCATCGCCAAATTCCGCCCGAAAATATTGGCCGGAAAAGGCGCAATGGAGCGGTGA
- a CDS encoding GTP-binding protein, whose protein sequence is MYIPPSERLPVTVLSGFLGAGKTSLLNHLLTNSDGLRIAVIVNDMSEVNIDADLVDHAGGVTRTDEALVEMTNGCICCTLREDLLVEVRKLAEAGRFDALVIESTGISEPLPVAATFDFRDEHGRSLGDLARIDSMVTVVDAVNLLKDYASTEFLSDRGETSGDGDTRAIIDLLVEQIEFADTIVINKAFDVSPEQLVIVRKIVSSLNPEAHLIETMFGRARPGDIIATGRFDFDKAQSHPLWAKELYEFANHMPETEEYGIESFVFRARRPFDPEKLHAFFGETWPNVIRAKGHFWIATRPDWVGELSQAGALVRHQGLGRWWAEVPRERWPDSEAFRTLMEKHWDPVWGDRRQELVFIGIGMDESALRARLEDCLVEGSEDVFVPEFHSGLRDPFPAWGQDVQAG, encoded by the coding sequence ATGTATATCCCACCATCAGAACGCTTGCCGGTAACAGTCCTTTCCGGCTTTCTGGGCGCCGGAAAAACGAGCTTGCTCAACCACTTGCTGACAAACTCGGACGGTCTGCGCATTGCGGTCATCGTCAACGATATGAGCGAGGTGAATATTGACGCAGACCTCGTCGATCATGCAGGCGGCGTTACACGTACTGACGAAGCCCTGGTGGAAATGACCAATGGCTGCATCTGCTGCACGCTGCGCGAGGATTTGCTGGTCGAGGTGCGCAAGCTCGCCGAAGCCGGCCGCTTTGACGCGCTGGTCATCGAGTCGACCGGCATCTCCGAACCCTTGCCCGTGGCAGCGACGTTCGACTTTCGCGACGAACATGGCCGGTCTCTGGGTGATCTGGCGCGCATTGACAGCATGGTAACGGTGGTCGACGCCGTTAATCTGCTGAAGGACTACGCCTCTACGGAGTTTCTTTCTGACAGGGGCGAAACCTCTGGCGATGGTGACACGCGCGCCATCATCGACCTGCTCGTGGAGCAGATCGAGTTTGCTGATACGATCGTCATCAACAAGGCGTTTGACGTGTCGCCCGAGCAGCTGGTGATTGTGCGCAAGATCGTAAGCAGCCTGAACCCTGAAGCTCACCTGATAGAAACCATGTTTGGCCGGGCGAGGCCCGGCGACATTATCGCGACGGGCCGGTTTGATTTCGACAAGGCGCAGAGCCATCCGCTCTGGGCGAAGGAGCTTTACGAATTTGCCAACCATATGCCCGAGACCGAGGAGTACGGGATCGAGAGCTTTGTATTCCGTGCCAGACGCCCCTTTGATCCGGAAAAGCTGCACGCCTTCTTTGGTGAGACCTGGCCCAATGTCATTCGTGCCAAGGGCCATTTCTGGATCGCCACACGGCCCGACTGGGTCGGAGAGCTGAGCCAGGCCGGTGCGCTTGTTCGTCATCAGGGCCTTGGCCGCTGGTGGGCGGAGGTGCCGCGCGAGCGCTGGCCTGACAGCGAGGCATTTCGCACACTCATGGAAAAGCACTGGGATCCGGTCTGGGGGGACCGGCGCCAGGAACTGGTCTTCATCGGCATCGGCATGGACGAGAGCGCCCTGCGCGCGCGCCTGGAAGACTGCCTCGTCGAGGGCTCAGAGGACGTATTCGTACCCGAATTCCACTCCGGCCTGCGCGATCCCTTCCCCGCCTGGGGTCAGGACGTCCAAGCGGGCTGA
- a CDS encoding class II aldolase/adducin family protein: MDDRAQLSVKDQVSAEEWKARCDLAALYRLIFMHGWDDLFFTHISMRVPGPEEHFLLNPFGLLFEDVTASNLVKVDLEGNVLPPSQYGINPAGFTIHSAIHHARPDVKVAMHLHTDQGVAVSAQKRGLLPISQSAMTVMKDVAYHGYEGIALEEDEKERLVADLGDKNLMILNNHGTLTTGDHPFSCYVRMYMLERACKMQTLAQGAELVEWGKDMQDRVYAQGEQAFTNEFFKEIAWAALRGRVDRQSPGYDV, translated from the coding sequence ATGGATGACCGCGCCCAGCTTTCAGTAAAAGATCAGGTCTCGGCCGAGGAATGGAAGGCGCGTTGCGATCTGGCCGCGCTTTACCGGCTCATCTTCATGCATGGCTGGGACGATCTGTTCTTCACCCACATCTCCATGCGCGTGCCGGGCCCGGAGGAGCATTTTCTGCTCAACCCGTTCGGCCTGTTGTTTGAAGATGTTACGGCCTCCAATCTCGTGAAGGTCGACCTTGAGGGTAATGTCCTGCCGCCCAGCCAGTACGGCATCAACCCGGCCGGCTTTACCATCCACTCGGCGATCCATCATGCGCGCCCGGACGTGAAAGTGGCGATGCACCTGCATACCGATCAGGGTGTCGCGGTGTCGGCGCAGAAGCGCGGCCTTCTGCCCATTTCGCAAAGCGCCATGACGGTGATGAAGGATGTCGCCTATCACGGCTATGAGGGCATTGCCCTGGAAGAGGACGAGAAAGAGCGTCTGGTGGCCGATCTTGGCGACAAGAACCTGATGATCCTCAATAATCACGGCACGCTGACCACGGGCGACCATCCCTTCTCGTGCTATGTGCGCATGTATATGCTGGAGCGCGCCTGCAAGATGCAGACACTGGCGCAGGGCGCCGAGCTGGTCGAATGGGGCAAGGACATGCAGGACCGTGTCTACGCCCAGGGTGAGCAGGCCTTCACCAACGAGTTCTTCAAGGAGATCGCCTGGGCGGCCTTGCGTGGCCGGGTGGACAGGCAATCTCCGGGCTACGACGTTTAG